In one window of Chitinophagales bacterium DNA:
- the rfbD gene encoding dTDP-4-dehydrorhamnose reductase has product MLPLILVTGRNGQLGWELEQVAHVYAQQFRFHFTTRVELDLTQPDQVQAALDRIQPDYILNCAAFTAVDKAEQEQEAALKTNAHSVGEMAAWCESNGKQLISISTDYVFDGKGTAPYTVQHPTDPLNYYGYSKWLGEQLIKENHPKGIVVRTSWVYSTHGNNFVRTMMRLMKERNELNVVADQIGSPTYAADLAQALMQMVIGLQAGRLHQSVYHYSNAGVISWFDFATAIRDKAGLTCQVNPIPSSAYPTPAKRPGYSVMDCSDLVSDFGIQLKPWQKSLETCIQQLQQTHV; this is encoded by the coding sequence ATGCTTCCACTGATATTGGTAACAGGCAGAAACGGCCAGCTAGGTTGGGAACTGGAGCAGGTTGCACATGTATATGCACAACAGTTTCGTTTTCATTTTACCACGAGAGTGGAACTGGATTTAACACAGCCTGATCAAGTACAGGCAGCACTCGATAGAATTCAACCTGATTATATCCTGAATTGTGCAGCTTTTACGGCTGTAGATAAAGCAGAGCAGGAGCAGGAAGCCGCACTCAAAACCAATGCACACAGTGTGGGCGAAATGGCGGCATGGTGTGAAAGCAATGGCAAGCAGCTGATCAGCATTTCTACCGACTATGTATTCGATGGAAAAGGTACAGCGCCTTATACCGTGCAGCATCCAACTGATCCATTGAATTATTATGGTTACAGTAAATGGTTGGGCGAGCAGTTAATCAAAGAAAATCATCCCAAGGGCATTGTTGTGAGAACTTCCTGGGTGTATAGTACCCATGGTAATAATTTCGTACGTACCATGATGCGTTTAATGAAAGAACGCAATGAGTTGAATGTGGTAGCAGACCAAATTGGTTCGCCTACTTATGCAGCTGATTTAGCACAGGCATTAATGCAAATGGTGATTGGCCTGCAAGCAGGTAGGCTGCACCAATCTGTCTATCATTATAGCAATGCAGGAGTGATTAGTTGGTTCGATTTTGCAACAGCGATCAGAGACAAAGCTGGATTAACCTGTCAGGTTAATCCTATTCCATCTTCTGCATATCCAACTCCCGCTAAGCGCCCGGGTTACTCTGTAATGGATTGTTCAGATTTAGTTAGCGATTTTGGTATTCAGCTCAAACCTTGGCAAAAAAGTCTGGAAACTTGCATTCAACAATTACAACAAACACATGTATAA
- a CDS encoding G-D-S-L family lipolytic protein produces MKQLLGVCVLSLALMSFQPPKKKKIIFFGDSITEMAVKYEGYLVKLDSMIAAQGMKEQYELVGSGISANKVYDLYLRLETDVLEKKPDVVVIYIGVNDIWHKKLAGTGTDFWKFTKFYEALIAKMQAANIQVVVCTPAVIGERTDFSNEMDGDLNYYSNWIRYYAAQKNLPLADIRKAFLEYNLIYNKQNLEQGILTSDKVHLNPEGARVVAATMWTAIRQLK; encoded by the coding sequence ATGAAGCAATTGCTTGGCGTTTGCGTATTGAGTTTAGCGCTGATGTCTTTTCAGCCCCCCAAAAAGAAAAAAATCATCTTCTTTGGTGATTCCATCACTGAAATGGCGGTGAAATATGAAGGCTATCTGGTAAAACTGGATTCGATGATCGCTGCGCAGGGAATGAAAGAACAATATGAACTGGTGGGGTCTGGCATCAGCGCAAACAAGGTATATGATCTGTATTTGCGTCTGGAAACAGATGTGCTGGAGAAAAAACCTGACGTTGTCGTAATTTATATCGGTGTAAATGATATCTGGCACAAGAAATTGGCAGGAACAGGAACGGATTTCTGGAAGTTTACTAAGTTTTATGAGGCGCTGATCGCTAAGATGCAGGCAGCCAATATTCAGGTAGTTGTTTGCACACCTGCTGTCATTGGAGAGCGTACTGATTTCTCTAATGAAATGGATGGCGACTTGAATTACTACAGCAATTGGATTCGTTACTATGCAGCACAAAAAAATCTTCCTTTAGCCGATATCCGCAAAGCTTTTTTGGAATACAATCTTATTTACAATAAACAGAACCTGGAGCAGGGTATACTCACTTCAGATAAAGTACACTTGAATCCGGAAGGTGCCAGGGTAGTGGCTGCCACGATGTGGACAGCCATACGCCAGCTGAAATAA